The Falsibacillus pallidus genome has a segment encoding these proteins:
- a CDS encoding SIMPL domain-containing protein produces the protein MIMEPQNRSFTSSKETTITVTGEGSIKASPDTVLLSLGVITENKDLAAAQSENAQQTTSVIDAIGKMGIPRENIQTKDYNIYPQYDYIEGKQILRGYQVNHQLAVTIRTPEITGKLIDQAVASGANTVQNIQFLVSNSEGYYQKALELALNDATQKAKTISASLGKDTAPTPIKIVEQSRAVAEPIPIAFAQAAKSSTPIEAGKNLITATLLVEYKL, from the coding sequence ATGATTATGGAGCCTCAAAATAGGTCGTTCACCTCATCTAAAGAAACCACCATCACAGTCACAGGTGAAGGATCGATAAAAGCGTCGCCGGATACCGTCCTCCTCTCTTTAGGAGTCATCACCGAGAATAAAGATTTGGCCGCCGCCCAGAGCGAAAATGCCCAGCAGACAACCAGTGTCATCGATGCCATTGGTAAAATGGGAATTCCTCGGGAAAATATTCAAACTAAAGATTATAATATCTATCCTCAATACGATTATATTGAAGGAAAGCAGATTTTAAGAGGCTACCAGGTTAACCACCAGCTTGCAGTCACTATCCGTACACCTGAGATTACTGGCAAACTGATCGACCAGGCTGTTGCTAGCGGTGCAAACACGGTTCAAAATATCCAATTCCTCGTTTCTAATTCAGAGGGGTATTATCAAAAAGCACTGGAGCTTGCCTTGAATGATGCCACTCAAAAGGCGAAAACCATCTCCGCTTCACTCGGGAAGGATACGGCCCCAACGCCTATTAAAATTGTGGAGCAGTCCCGCGCTGTTGCAGAACCGATTCCCATCGCGTTTGCCCAGGCAGCAAAAAGCTCCACGCCAATTGAAGCAGGGAAAAATCTCATTACTGCAACACTATTGGTGGAATATAAGTTGTAA
- a CDS encoding YciI family protein produces the protein MRQQYMYVLKLIPSLLVEANWTEKENEIVSEHFSVLVKLKEEGKLIMAGRTSPMDESTMGIVVFEAESKEEAAEIMENDPAVQKGIMTPQLFDYSVALFSEGNISK, from the coding sequence ATGAGACAGCAATATATGTATGTATTAAAATTGATTCCTTCGTTATTGGTTGAAGCCAACTGGACGGAGAAAGAAAATGAGATTGTCAGCGAACATTTCAGTGTGCTTGTGAAGTTAAAAGAAGAAGGAAAACTGATCATGGCTGGTAGGACGTCCCCAATGGATGAATCAACTATGGGAATCGTAGTATTTGAAGCCGAATCAAAGGAAGAAGCTGCAGAAATCATGGAAAATGACCCCGCCGTTCAAAAAGGGATCATGACTCCCCAATTATTTGATTACAGTGTTGCCTTGTTCAGTGAAGGAAATATTTCAAAATAA
- a CDS encoding maltose acetyltransferase domain-containing protein encodes MKTEKEKMIAGEMYIAADPELIQGRTEARRLTALFNSPFEKEDGENTRILKQLFGSTGENIYMEPNFRCDYGYNIHVGENFYANFDCVMLDVCPITFGDNCMLAPGVHIYTATHPLHPDERNSGKEFGKPVTIGDNVWIGGGAIINPGVTIGDNAVIAAGAVVVKNVPDNAVVGGNPAKVIKMIDL; translated from the coding sequence ATGAAAACAGAAAAAGAAAAAATGATTGCAGGGGAAATGTACATTGCTGCAGATCCTGAATTGATCCAAGGCAGGACGGAAGCTCGGAGGCTGACAGCCCTTTTCAATTCCCCATTTGAAAAAGAAGATGGCGAGAACACACGAATCTTGAAGCAGCTGTTTGGCTCAACTGGAGAAAATATTTATATGGAACCGAATTTCCGATGCGACTATGGATACAACATTCATGTCGGTGAAAACTTCTATGCCAACTTTGATTGTGTGATGCTCGACGTCTGTCCCATCACATTCGGCGATAACTGTATGCTCGCACCAGGCGTCCATATTTATACAGCGACCCATCCCCTTCATCCGGACGAAAGGAATTCCGGGAAAGAGTTCGGCAAGCCCGTGACAATCGGCGATAATGTATGGATTGGCGGCGGCGCCATCATCAACCCTGGCGTCACGATTGGAGATAATGCGGTAATCGCAGCCGGTGCCGTCGTAGTGAAAAATGTACCGGATAATGCCGTTGTTGGAGGTAACCCTGCCAAAGTCATAAAAATGATTGATTTGTGA
- the ade gene encoding adenine deaminase, with the protein MDWKKRKELIEVKDLLAQTAIGKRPADMVIQNGRLVNVYTKEILDGMDIAITEGRIAFIGNADHTIGTDTKVIEAADKFLVPGLLDGHMHVESTMLSVTEFSKAALVKGTTGIFMDPHEIANVFGMEGVKLMHDEGGKLPLKVFTTIPSCVPATLDLEDAGASLGVENIKEGLTWERTAGLGEVMNFPGVVYGDSLMSGEISATLAAGKTVTGHFPSTEERMLQAYMAAGVTSDHETVAKEDGLAKLRAGMHLMIREGSAWQDVKEVIKVVTEDGVNTENISLVTDDVYPQTLVEKGHLNHVVRRAIEEGVDPVEAISMATISPARYFHMEKDIGSLAPGKCADILIMEDLKDMVPSTVICDGEVVVENGAITIDFPQFDYPAHIKDSVRLKRKLTPEDFRLKSKYQKENTKVNVIKAIENSARTVKMEAELSVVEGIIKPDIEQDIIRLACIERHKGSGEISNAFVHGFQLKKGAVASTVAHDSHNLIVMGTNEEDMAFAANSIAEIRGGMIVVEDGKIIGKIPMPIAGLMSDKPLEQVVEEARGLEEAWKQLGCSLHAPFMTFSLIALPVIPEIRITNRGLANVNEFSLIDIEI; encoded by the coding sequence ATGGATTGGAAGAAACGTAAAGAACTCATAGAGGTAAAAGATCTGTTAGCCCAAACCGCCATCGGTAAAAGACCGGCAGATATGGTCATCCAAAACGGCCGGCTCGTCAATGTATATACAAAGGAAATCCTTGATGGGATGGATATCGCCATAACCGAGGGGAGAATTGCGTTTATTGGAAATGCAGACCATACAATCGGGACGGATACAAAAGTCATTGAGGCGGCTGACAAGTTCCTTGTGCCGGGGCTTCTTGACGGACATATGCATGTTGAAAGTACGATGCTGAGTGTGACGGAATTTTCAAAAGCGGCTCTTGTAAAAGGGACCACAGGGATTTTCATGGACCCGCATGAAATTGCCAATGTGTTTGGGATGGAAGGTGTTAAACTCATGCACGATGAAGGCGGCAAGCTCCCTCTGAAAGTGTTCACCACGATTCCTTCGTGCGTGCCTGCAACCCTGGATTTAGAGGATGCCGGGGCGTCACTCGGAGTGGAAAATATCAAAGAAGGTTTGACATGGGAGCGTACCGCCGGACTTGGAGAAGTTATGAACTTTCCAGGTGTAGTGTATGGGGATTCTTTAATGAGCGGCGAAATTTCAGCAACGTTGGCTGCAGGGAAAACCGTGACCGGCCACTTCCCGAGTACAGAGGAGAGAATGCTTCAGGCATATATGGCAGCAGGAGTGACATCCGATCACGAAACAGTGGCGAAAGAAGATGGACTGGCAAAATTGCGGGCTGGCATGCATCTTATGATCAGGGAAGGATCTGCATGGCAGGATGTGAAGGAAGTCATTAAAGTGGTGACTGAAGATGGAGTCAATACAGAAAACATCTCGCTCGTCACCGATGATGTTTATCCTCAGACGCTCGTTGAAAAAGGGCATCTGAACCATGTCGTAAGAAGGGCGATTGAAGAAGGTGTCGATCCGGTTGAAGCCATCAGCATGGCAACTATCAGTCCTGCCCGATACTTTCATATGGAAAAAGATATTGGAAGCCTGGCACCAGGCAAATGCGCGGATATCCTGATAATGGAAGATCTAAAGGATATGGTTCCATCGACAGTTATTTGCGATGGGGAGGTGGTAGTGGAAAATGGAGCGATTACCATTGATTTTCCTCAATTCGACTACCCTGCCCATATTAAAGATTCTGTCCGGTTAAAAAGAAAACTGACTCCTGAAGATTTTCGATTGAAGAGCAAATATCAAAAAGAAAATACTAAGGTTAATGTGATAAAAGCTATCGAAAACAGTGCAAGAACGGTAAAGATGGAGGCAGAGTTATCTGTTGTAGAAGGCATCATCAAGCCGGATATCGAGCAGGATATCATCCGGTTAGCCTGCATCGAGAGGCATAAAGGGAGCGGCGAAATTTCAAATGCATTTGTCCACGGATTCCAATTGAAAAAAGGAGCGGTTGCTTCAACTGTCGCTCATGACAGCCATAATTTGATTGTCATGGGAACGAATGAAGAAGACATGGCTTTTGCCGCCAACTCAATTGCAGAGATCAGAGGCGGGATGATTGTTGTGGAAGACGGCAAAATCATTGGGAAAATTCCGATGCCGATTGCCGGCTTGATGTCCGATAAGCCGCTCGAACAAGTAGTGGAAGAGGCGAGAGGCTTGGAAGAGGCATGGAAGCAGCTGGGCTGTTCCCTTCATGCACCATTCATGACATTCTCCCTCATAGCACTTCCTGTCATCCCGGAAATCCGGATCACCAATAGGGGACTGGCAAACGTAAATGAATTTTCACTAATCGATATCGAAATATAA
- the proC gene encoding pyrroline-5-carboxylate reductase produces the protein MNKKVGFIGSGNMAQAMIGGMIQSNTVPAGNIMASAFTDTTLSKVKGAFQINVTTHNEEVAKFADVLFLAVKPDQYNGVIQQVKDAVDSDTIIVSIAAGITLGSLKNAFGKKIKAVRSMPNTPSLVGEGLSALCPNDLLDEEDLKIVTALFESFGKAELVPEYLMDAIPAISGSSPAYVFMFIEALADGGVKQGLPRQQAYRLAAQAVLGAAKMVLDTGIHPGELKDQVCSPGGATIEAVSTLEKEQFRGAVLAAMESCTKKVKELAGS, from the coding sequence TTGAATAAAAAAGTAGGTTTTATCGGAAGCGGAAATATGGCACAAGCCATGATCGGAGGAATGATTCAATCCAATACGGTGCCTGCCGGGAATATCATGGCCAGCGCATTTACCGACACAACGCTCTCCAAAGTAAAGGGAGCTTTTCAAATAAATGTCACCACCCATAACGAAGAGGTCGCAAAATTTGCCGATGTCCTATTCCTTGCAGTGAAGCCTGACCAATACAATGGTGTCATCCAGCAGGTGAAGGATGCAGTCGACAGTGACACAATCATTGTCAGCATTGCGGCAGGCATCACTTTGGGATCGCTGAAAAATGCTTTCGGGAAGAAAATCAAGGCGGTCAGGTCGATGCCGAACACTCCGTCTCTTGTAGGGGAAGGACTTAGCGCGCTATGCCCGAATGACCTTCTCGATGAAGAGGATCTCAAGATTGTCACGGCTTTATTCGAAAGCTTTGGAAAAGCAGAACTGGTGCCGGAATATTTGATGGATGCCATCCCAGCGATCAGCGGATCCTCTCCTGCATATGTTTTCATGTTCATCGAAGCTTTGGCAGATGGCGGCGTGAAACAGGGATTGCCGCGACAGCAGGCATACAGGCTTGCTGCTCAGGCTGTTCTCGGAGCCGCTAAAATGGTCCTAGATACAGGCATTCACCCAGGGGAACTGAAGGATCAGGTCTGCTCACCTGGCGGGGCCACGATCGAAGCGGTTTCCACATTGGAAAAAGAACAATTCCGCGGCGCTGTTTTAGCCGCAATGGAAAGCTGCACGAAAAAAGTCAAGGAGCTGGCGGGTTCCTGA
- the thiE gene encoding thiamine phosphate synthase, whose protein sequence is MRIQANKMKEMLQLYFIMGTQNTNSVPLEVLEQAISGGITMFQFREKGRGSLSDLAKEELARNLMKLCKIHSVPFIVNDDVDLALAIDANGVHVGQDDEKADQVRRKIGDKILGVSAHTMDEVRKAIEYGADYLGIGPIFPTESKEDAKPPNGGALIKEIRKAGISIPIVGIGGITAENAAAVMETGADGISLISAISHAKNPEKAALDLKLSLLSNNRRKSHS, encoded by the coding sequence ATGAGAATCCAAGCGAACAAGATGAAAGAGATGCTCCAGCTTTATTTCATCATGGGCACCCAGAATACAAACAGCGTCCCACTTGAGGTATTGGAGCAGGCCATCAGCGGAGGAATCACGATGTTCCAATTCCGAGAAAAAGGGAGGGGCTCCCTAAGCGACTTAGCGAAAGAGGAGCTTGCCCGGAATCTGATGAAGCTTTGTAAAATCCATTCGGTTCCATTTATCGTCAATGATGATGTCGACTTGGCATTAGCGATCGATGCCAACGGAGTTCATGTCGGACAAGACGATGAAAAAGCGGATCAGGTCAGACGCAAAATAGGGGATAAAATACTTGGCGTTTCGGCCCATACGATGGATGAAGTCCGCAAGGCAATTGAATACGGAGCAGACTACCTGGGGATAGGTCCAATTTTCCCGACAGAATCAAAAGAAGATGCGAAGCCTCCAAACGGCGGGGCGTTGATCAAAGAAATCAGGAAAGCAGGGATTTCCATTCCAATCGTCGGCATTGGAGGAATCACCGCTGAGAATGCGGCGGCTGTAATGGAAACAGGTGCAGACGGAATCTCACTCATATCCGCCATCAGCCATGCAAAAAACCCGGAAAAAGCTGCCCTGGACTTAAAGCTAAGTCTCCTATCAAATAATAGAAGAAAAAGCCATTCCTGA